GCGAGGCCAGTTGCGGGGCGGAGCGTTCCACGGCCGTCCGCACGTTCTCCCGGCGGTTGCTTCCCGTACCGATTCCGACCGTCGTTTTCGATGGCATGGTCATCTCCTTCACTGACGCGGATAGAAACGCAGTTCCGGCACGTCCGGGATCAGGCCGCGGGAATGGGCCAGGCTGTAAAACGCCATGAGCCCGCTTAGCTCGCGGTCACCCAGGTCGTAGGCCAGGTTGTCCTTCAGGTACGACGCGTAAAAAGTCGAGGGCCGGGATCGGTTCGCGGCGTGCAACTCGGCGATCTCGTCCAGGGCGGACACGCCCTGTTCCTTCGACGCGATCAGCCCTTTGACCTCACCGGGGGTGAGACCGCCGTCCTTGCCCGCCCAGAAAGCATACACGAAGGGGAGATCGGTCAGTTCCCGCCAGACTTCCCCCAGGTCGAGCCGCGGTTCCGGCCGGTCCGCAAACTCCAGGGCCGGGTCGCCGATGACCAGGGCCGCGTCCGCACTTTCCAGCATCGCGGAGACGTCCGGTGGATGGTCGAAGGATTCGAAGTCCAGTCCGTACTTCTCCTCCAGGACGATCCGCGCCAGGGCGACCGAGGTCCGGGAGCTTGCGTCCATCGCCACCTTGCGGATCCGGTGTACCGGTACCCTGTGGAACAGGAGGATGCTGCCAACCGGGCCGTCAGACGCGATGGCGATCTCCGGCACGATGAAGTATTCGCCCCCGGCGCGCGCATATTCGATGCTCGGAATGACGCCCGCCGAGGCCCCGCCGTCCTTCACTTGCTTGGCGCACACCGAAGGGATATCGTAGCGGATTTCGAATCCGTGATCCTGCCCACCGTGTTCCAGGCCATAGGTCAAGGCCCGGGAATTCAGGAAACTGACGGCGTAGATGCGGGTGCTGTTGGCCATACGGAAGTCGTTGC
This Gemmatimonadota bacterium DNA region includes the following protein-coding sequences:
- a CDS encoding menaquinone biosynthesis protein, which gives rise to MANSTRIYAVSFLNSRALTYGLEHGGQDHGFEIRYDIPSVCAKQVKDGGASAGVIPSIEYARAGGEYFIVPEIAIASDGPVGSILLFHRVPVHRIRKVAMDASSRTSVALARIVLEEKYGLDFESFDHPPDVSAMLESADAALVIGDPALEFADRPEPRLDLGEVWRELTDLPFVYAFWAGKDGGLTPGEVKGLIASKEQGVSALDEIAELHAANRSRPSTFYASYLKDNLAYDLGDRELSGLMAFYSLAHSRGLIPDVPELRFYPRQ